A stretch of the Streptococcus suis genome encodes the following:
- a CDS encoding amidophosphoribosyltransferase translates to MYEVKSLNEECGVFGIWGHPQAAQVTYFGLHSLQHRGQEGAGILANDKGHLRRHRNTGLIADVFKKSEDLERLTGRAAIGHVRYATSGSASIHNIQPFLFEFSDMEVGLAHNGNLTNAVSLKAELEKNGSIFSSSSDTEILMHLIRRSHNPDLMGKIKEALNTVKGGFAYLIMLEDKMVAALDPNGFRPLSIGKMKNGAWVVASETCAFEVVGAEWVRDVEPGEMVIIDDSGIRYDTYTTDTQLAVCSMEYIYFARPDSVIHGINVHTARKNMGRRLAQEFQHEADIVVGVPNSSLSAAMGFAEESGLPNEMGLIKNQYIQRTFIQPTQELREQGVRMKLSAVSSVVKDKRVVMIDDSIVRGTTSRRIVKLLRDAGAKEVHVAIGSPELKYPCFYGIDIQTRRELISANHSVDEVCEIIGADSLTYLSLDGLIDSIGIKTDAPKGGLCVAYFDGEFPTPLYDYEEEYLRSLEEKTSFYIENVKRDK, encoded by the coding sequence ATGTACGAAGTTAAATCACTTAATGAAGAATGCGGAGTCTTCGGGATTTGGGGTCATCCGCAAGCTGCTCAGGTCACATATTTTGGACTCCATAGTTTGCAGCACCGAGGTCAAGAAGGCGCAGGGATTTTAGCAAATGATAAAGGACATTTACGTCGTCATCGGAATACAGGGTTGATTGCGGATGTTTTTAAAAAGTCAGAAGACCTAGAACGTCTCACTGGGAGAGCAGCGATAGGTCATGTTCGCTATGCTACGTCAGGTTCGGCTTCTATCCATAACATTCAACCTTTTCTCTTTGAGTTTTCAGATATGGAAGTTGGACTAGCTCATAATGGCAATTTGACTAATGCAGTTAGTTTAAAGGCTGAATTAGAAAAAAATGGTTCGATTTTTTCAAGTTCATCTGATACTGAAATTCTGATGCATTTGATTCGTCGCAGTCATAATCCAGACCTGATGGGTAAAATCAAGGAAGCTCTTAATACTGTCAAGGGTGGATTTGCCTACTTGATTATGTTAGAGGATAAAATGGTTGCAGCCTTGGATCCAAACGGTTTTCGTCCATTATCTATTGGAAAGATGAAGAACGGGGCTTGGGTCGTCGCCAGCGAGACATGTGCGTTTGAAGTTGTTGGAGCAGAATGGGTTCGTGATGTTGAGCCGGGAGAGATGGTCATTATTGATGATTCAGGAATTCGCTATGATACCTATACGACGGATACACAACTTGCAGTTTGTTCGATGGAATATATCTACTTTGCGCGTCCAGATTCTGTCATTCATGGGATCAATGTTCATACCGCCCGAAAAAATATGGGGCGCCGTTTGGCTCAAGAATTTCAACACGAAGCAGATATTGTTGTTGGTGTGCCTAATTCATCACTTTCAGCTGCAATGGGTTTTGCAGAGGAGTCCGGTTTGCCAAATGAGATGGGGCTGATTAAAAATCAGTACATTCAAAGGACCTTTATCCAGCCTACACAGGAATTACGGGAACAGGGTGTTCGCATGAAGTTATCAGCTGTTTCCAGTGTTGTTAAGGATAAGCGCGTGGTTATGATTGACGATTCAATTGTTCGAGGAACAACGAGTCGTCGTATTGTCAAACTGTTACGTGATGCTGGTGCGAAAGAGGTCCATGTTGCTATCGGTAGTCCAGAACTGAAGTATCCATGTTTTTATGGAATTGACATTCAAACACGTAGAGAACTGATTTCAGCCAATCATTCTGTAGATGAGGTTTGTGAAATTATAGGAGCTGATAGCCTTACCTATCTGTCATTAGATGGTTTGATAGACTCGATTGGTATAAAAACAGATGCACCAAAGGGTGGGCTCTGTGTGGCGTATTTTGATGGAGAATTTCCAACGCCCCTTTATGACTATGAGGAAGAATATCTTCGAAGCTTAGAAGAGAAAACTAGTTTCTACATAGAGAATGTCAAAAGAGATAAATAA
- the recO gene encoding DNA repair protein RecO gives MERIETRGIVLYNQDFREDDKLVKIFTEKSGKRMFFVKHASKSKLVASIQPLTHADFIVKINDDGLSYIEDFHQVQPFKSINGDIFKLSYATYILALADAALQDKVYDPALFAFLVKTLDLMESGLDYEILTNIFEIQLLGRFGVSLNFHECAFCHRVGQPFDYSYKYSGVLCPQHYQQDERRAYLDPNVPYLLDQFQAISFDELETISIKPEMKRKLRFFIDQLYEEYVGIHLKSKKFIDDLSSWGQIMKPRTENEETE, from the coding sequence ATGGAACGAATTGAAACCAGAGGAATCGTCCTTTATAATCAAGATTTCCGAGAAGATGATAAACTGGTCAAAATCTTTACCGAGAAGTCTGGCAAGCGAATGTTTTTCGTGAAACATGCCTCTAAGTCCAAGTTGGTAGCCTCTATTCAGCCGTTGACACATGCGGATTTTATTGTCAAAATTAATGATGATGGTTTGTCTTATATAGAAGATTTTCATCAGGTACAGCCATTTAAATCAATTAACGGTGATATTTTCAAGCTCAGCTACGCCACCTATATATTAGCTTTGGCAGATGCGGCCTTGCAGGACAAGGTTTATGATCCAGCTCTTTTTGCTTTCTTGGTCAAAACCTTGGACTTGATGGAGTCGGGTCTGGATTATGAAATTTTAACCAATATCTTTGAAATTCAGCTATTGGGTCGATTTGGTGTTAGTTTGAATTTTCATGAGTGTGCTTTCTGTCATCGAGTAGGTCAGCCTTTTGACTATTCCTACAAGTACAGCGGGGTCTTATGTCCGCAACACTATCAACAAGATGAACGACGGGCTTATCTGGATCCTAATGTTCCCTATTTACTTGATCAATTTCAGGCTATTTCCTTTGATGAGCTGGAAACCATTTCCATCAAGCCTGAGATGAAACGCAAATTACGTTTTTTTATTGACCAGTTGTATGAAGAATATGTGGGGATTCACTTGAAATCAAAGAAATTTATAGATGATTTGTCTTCTTGGGGGCAGATTATGAAACCAAGAACAGAAAATGAGGAAACAGAATGA
- a CDS encoding ribose-phosphate diphosphokinase, translating into MSFTDLKLFALSSNQKLAEKVSHIIGIPLGKSSVRQFSDGEIQVNIEESIRGTHVFILQSTSSPVNDNLMEILIMVDALKRASAESVNVVMPYYGYARQDRKARAREPITSKLVANMLQTAGVDRLLTIDLHAAQIQGFFDIPVDHLMGAPLIGDYFERRGMVGDGYVVVSPDHGGVTRARKLAQFLKTPIAIIDKRRSIDKMNTSEVMNIIGDVEGKTCILIDDMIDTAGTICHAADALAEAGATAVYASCTHPVLSGPAMDNISKSAIKKLVVLDTIEIAEDRLIDKIEHISTAELLAEAIIRIHEKRPLSPLFETSRG; encoded by the coding sequence ATGTCGTTTACTGACTTAAAATTGTTCGCACTATCATCTAATCAAAAGTTAGCAGAGAAAGTGTCACACATCATAGGGATCCCATTAGGAAAATCAAGTGTTCGTCAATTTTCAGATGGTGAGATTCAAGTCAATATTGAAGAGTCTATCCGTGGTACGCATGTGTTCATTCTTCAATCAACTAGCTCACCAGTCAATGATAACTTAATGGAAATTTTGATTATGGTAGATGCTCTAAAGCGTGCATCTGCAGAATCAGTAAACGTTGTTATGCCTTACTATGGTTATGCACGTCAAGACCGTAAAGCACGTGCACGTGAGCCAATCACTTCTAAATTGGTTGCAAATATGTTACAGACAGCCGGAGTTGATCGCTTGTTAACGATTGATTTACATGCCGCGCAAATTCAAGGTTTCTTTGATATTCCTGTTGATCATTTGATGGGAGCTCCTTTAATTGGTGATTATTTTGAGCGTCGTGGTATGGTAGGAGATGGCTATGTGGTTGTATCTCCAGACCATGGTGGTGTGACTCGTGCTCGTAAATTAGCTCAATTCTTAAAGACTCCGATTGCAATCATTGATAAACGGCGTAGCATTGATAAGATGAATACATCAGAAGTTATGAATATTATTGGTGATGTTGAAGGGAAAACCTGTATTTTAATTGATGATATGATTGATACAGCAGGTACGATTTGTCATGCTGCAGATGCATTAGCAGAAGCGGGTGCAACAGCTGTCTATGCTTCTTGTACTCACCCGGTTTTATCAGGACCAGCGATGGATAACATTAGTAAATCAGCTATTAAGAAATTAGTTGTTTTGGATACAATAGAGATTGCTGAGGATCGCTTGATTGACAAGATTGAACATATTTCGACAGCTGAATTATTGGCAGAAGCGATTATTCGTATTCATGAAAAACGTCCACTGTCACCTTTGTTTGAAACAAGTCGTGGTTAA
- the plsX gene encoding phosphate acyltransferase PlsX, with product MKRIAVDAMGGDHAPQAVVEGVNQALATFPDIEIQLYGDEAKIKNYLTAKERVSIVHTTEKINSDDEPVKAIRRKKEASMVLATKAVKDGQADAVLSAGNTGALLAAGVFVVGRIKHIDRPGLMSTLPTMDGKGFDMMDLGANAENTAHHLYQYGILGSFYAEHVRGVKQPRVGLLNNGTEDTKGTPVHQEAYKLLAEDKSINFIGNVEARELLNSVADVVVTDGFTGNAVLKTIEGTAKSIVGQLTGSIKNGGLRAKIGGLLVKPTLKKALGAMDYKTAGGAVLLGLKAPVIKAHGSSDAQSIFYTLKQTRSILEAGIVDKSVAKFSVVEEDNE from the coding sequence ATGAAACGTATTGCAGTAGATGCTATGGGTGGGGACCATGCCCCTCAGGCAGTGGTAGAAGGTGTCAATCAAGCTTTGGCTACCTTTCCAGATATTGAAATTCAGCTCTATGGCGATGAGGCAAAAATCAAGAATTATTTGACAGCGAAAGAACGTGTCAGCATTGTCCATACGACTGAGAAAATCAATTCAGATGATGAGCCTGTCAAGGCCATTCGTCGGAAGAAAGAGGCTTCTATGGTCCTAGCAACCAAGGCTGTCAAGGATGGCCAAGCAGATGCGGTCTTGTCAGCTGGAAATACAGGTGCTCTTTTGGCGGCAGGCGTCTTTGTGGTCGGTCGCATCAAGCACATTGACCGTCCTGGTCTTATGTCTACCTTGCCGACTATGGACGGTAAGGGATTTGATATGATGGACTTGGGAGCAAATGCTGAAAATACAGCTCATCACCTCTATCAGTATGGTATTCTTGGCTCATTTTACGCGGAGCACGTGCGTGGTGTCAAACAACCTCGTGTGGGACTTTTGAACAACGGTACGGAAGATACCAAGGGAACTCCAGTTCACCAAGAGGCCTATAAACTCTTGGCGGAAGACAAGTCAATCAACTTTATCGGCAATGTGGAAGCGCGTGAGTTGCTCAACAGCGTGGCGGATGTGGTCGTGACGGATGGTTTCACGGGAAACGCTGTGCTGAAAACCATAGAGGGTACAGCAAAATCCATCGTTGGTCAGTTGACTGGCTCAATCAAGAATGGTGGTCTGCGTGCTAAAATTGGTGGTCTACTTGTTAAGCCAACCTTGAAAAAGGCGCTTGGTGCTATGGATTACAAAACAGCTGGCGGGGCAGTTTTGCTAGGTCTAAAAGCTCCGGTTATCAAGGCCCATGGATCCAGCGATGCTCAATCAATTTTCTACACTCTTAAACAGACGCGTTCGATTTTGGAGGCCGGTATTGTGGATAAATCAGTTGCCAAATTTTCTGTAGTGGAGGAAGACAATGAATAG
- a CDS encoding pyridoxal phosphate-dependent aminotransferase has protein sequence MDLLNRFNKNLNRIEVSMIRQFDQSISDVPGILKLTLGEPDFTTPDHVKEAAKAAIDANQSYYTGMAGLLDLREAAAEFVAKKYNLTYNPNTEVLSTIGATEALSASLVAILEAGDTVILPAPAYPGYEPIVNMVGADIVEIDTTANDFVLTPEMLEEAIIEQGDKLKAIILNYPANPTGVTYSREQIQAFADVIRKYPIFVLSDEVYAELTYTGQQHTSIAEFLPEQTILIQGLSKSHAMTGWRIGLIMSQAPIIAQIIKSHQYLVTAAATAMQYGAVEALKNGKDDALPMRAEYVKRRDYIIEKMTDLGFKIIKPDGAFYIFAKIPAEYNQDSFSFLQDFAKKKAVAFIPGAAFGKYGEGYVRISYAASMETIQTAMARLKEYLKENGTN, from the coding sequence ATGGATTTATTAAATCGTTTCAATAAAAATTTAAATCGAATCGAGGTATCAATGATTCGTCAATTTGATCAGTCAATTTCTGATGTGCCTGGGATTTTAAAACTGACCTTGGGAGAGCCTGATTTTACAACACCGGATCATGTAAAAGAGGCAGCAAAAGCGGCAATTGATGCGAACCAAAGTTACTATACAGGTATGGCTGGACTGCTGGATTTGCGTGAAGCTGCGGCTGAATTTGTAGCTAAAAAATACAATTTAACTTACAATCCAAATACTGAGGTTTTATCAACAATCGGTGCGACCGAGGCTTTATCAGCTAGTTTAGTGGCCATTTTGGAGGCCGGTGATACTGTTATCCTGCCTGCTCCTGCCTACCCTGGTTATGAACCTATTGTCAATATGGTAGGGGCAGACATCGTTGAAATCGATACGACTGCTAATGATTTTGTATTGACACCTGAGATGTTGGAAGAGGCGATTATTGAGCAGGGGGATAAGCTAAAAGCTATCATTCTCAACTATCCTGCCAATCCAACGGGTGTGACTTACTCACGGGAGCAAATTCAGGCTTTTGCGGATGTCATTCGGAAGTATCCAATTTTTGTCTTGTCTGATGAGGTTTATGCAGAGTTGACTTATACTGGTCAGCAACATACATCAATTGCAGAATTTTTACCAGAGCAAACCATTTTGATTCAAGGACTTTCTAAATCTCATGCTATGACGGGATGGCGGATTGGCTTGATTATGAGTCAGGCTCCGATTATTGCTCAAATAATTAAAAGTCACCAGTATCTAGTAACAGCTGCAGCGACAGCTATGCAATATGGTGCAGTGGAGGCCTTAAAAAATGGTAAGGATGATGCCTTACCGATGCGGGCGGAATATGTCAAGCGTCGGGATTATATCATCGAAAAGATGACTGACTTGGGCTTTAAGATTATCAAACCTGATGGTGCTTTTTATATCTTTGCCAAAATACCTGCAGAATACAATCAGGATTCATTTAGTTTTTTACAGGATTTTGCTAAGAAAAAAGCAGTTGCCTTTATTCCAGGTGCAGCTTTCGGTAAATACGGGGAAGGGTATGTACGTATTTCTTATGCGGCAAGTATGGAAACAATTCAAACAGCTATGGCTCGTTTGAAAGAATATCTTAAAGAAAATGGAACGAATTGA
- a CDS encoding phosphoribosylaminoimidazolesuccinocarboxamide synthase, translated as MKTDPIYSGKAKDIFATSDDDQIVAVYKDQATAFNGGKKEQIAGKGRLNNLISSLIFEKLNEAGVKTHFIKRLSDTEQLNAKVDIIPLEVVLRNITAGSFSKRFGVEEGIELTHPIVEFYYKKDELDDPFINDEHVAFLNIASQEDIAYIKEETRRINVFLKELFAQIGLKLVDFKLEFGFDKTGQIILADEFSPDNCRLWDVDGNHLDKDVFRRGLGELTDVYEVVLEKLQSVK; from the coding sequence ATGAAAACAGACCCTATCTATTCAGGAAAAGCTAAAGATATTTTTGCTACAAGCGATGATGATCAAATTGTTGCAGTCTACAAGGATCAGGCAACGGCTTTTAATGGTGGTAAGAAAGAACAGATTGCTGGGAAGGGTCGGCTTAATAATCTGATTTCTTCACTTATTTTTGAAAAGTTAAATGAGGCTGGTGTAAAAACGCATTTTATCAAGCGTTTATCAGATACGGAACAATTAAATGCGAAGGTGGATATCATTCCTCTTGAGGTTGTATTGCGTAATATTACAGCTGGATCATTTTCAAAACGATTTGGTGTGGAAGAAGGTATTGAGTTAACTCACCCTATTGTTGAGTTTTACTATAAAAAAGATGAGCTAGATGATCCTTTTATTAATGATGAACATGTTGCGTTTCTCAATATAGCTAGCCAAGAGGATATTGCTTATATTAAAGAAGAAACTCGCCGAATCAACGTTTTCTTGAAAGAGCTGTTTGCTCAGATTGGTTTAAAGTTGGTAGATTTCAAATTGGAATTTGGATTTGATAAAACAGGACAAATTATATTGGCTGATGAATTTTCACCAGATAACTGTCGTCTGTGGGATGTGGATGGAAACCATCTTGATAAAGATGTGTTCCGTCGTGGTCTTGGAGAGTTGACCGATGTTTATGAGGTTGTTTTAGAAAAATTGCAGAGCGTGAAATAG
- a CDS encoding acyl carrier protein, translating into MNREQVYQRVVELIQDEKGEDFDVQPESTLADYIAADSVEIMEFVLNLEDEFGIDIPDTAIERFETLSDIVDFVYEETQKRS; encoded by the coding sequence ATGAATAGAGAACAAGTCTATCAGCGGGTTGTTGAATTGATTCAAGATGAAAAAGGTGAGGATTTCGATGTTCAACCTGAGTCGACTTTAGCTGATTATATTGCTGCAGATTCTGTTGAAATTATGGAATTTGTGTTAAATTTGGAGGATGAATTTGGAATTGATATTCCAGATACTGCGATTGAGCGCTTTGAAACTCTTTCTGATATTGTTGATTTTGTTTATGAAGAAACACAAAAACGTTCGTAG
- a CDS encoding phosphoribosylformylglycinamidine synthase, translating into MAKRIFVEKKADFQIKAEALLEELVHNLQLTSLSNLRLVQVYDIFNLEEELLEQAIKHIFMEQVTDKALLEEELGLESSVYFAIEALPGQFDQRAASSQEALLLLGSRQNVRVHTGQLFILNGNVLEEELAAIKNYLLNPVDSRFKDMESPLLEQEFSVSDSSIPNLEFFENYSAEDFAMYKREVGLAMEVEDLLFIQDYFKSIGRVPTETELKVLDTYWSDHCRHTTFETELRTIDFSASKFQKQLQATYDKYIAMRSELGRSDKPQTLMDMATIFGRYERVNGRLDDMEVSDEINACSVEIEVDVDGVKEPWLLMFKNETHNHPTEIEPFGGAATCIGGAIRDPLSGRSYVYQAMRISGAGDITQPLTATRDGKLPQQIISKTAAHGYSSYGNQIGLATTYVREYFHPGFVAKRMELGAVIGAAPKENVVREKPVAGDVVILLGGKTGRDGIGGATGSSKVQTVESVETAGAEVQKGNAIEERKIQRLFRNGQVTRLIKKSNDFGAGGVCVAIGELADGLEIDLDKVPLKYAGLNGTEIAISESQERMSVVVRPEDVETFIEACREENIHAVVVAKVTDKPNLVMTWNGQTIVDLERSFLDTNGVRVVVDAKVVDNAVNLPELRQTSLETLEEDLKTILSDLNHASQKGLQTIFDSSVGRSTVNHPLGGRYQLTPTESSVQKLPVQDGVTTTASVMAQGYNPYLAEWSPYHGAAYAVIEAIARLVATGANWSKARFSYQEYFQRMDKQAERFGQPVAALLGSIEAQIQLGLPSIGGKDSMSGTFEELTVPPTLVAFGVTTADSRKVLSPEFKTTSENIYYLPGQILSEDIDFTFIKSNFETFEKWQNTYSITAASAIKYGGVLESIALMTFGNQIGATIELETVETCLTGQLGGFVFTSTEEISEAVKIGQTTEEFALVVNGVKLFGQDVQAAFEGKLEEVYPTEFKQNTSIEDVPAIAKTTIRRAKKKVDVPLVYIPVFPGTNSEYDSAKAFEQAGAQVNLVPFVTLDGKSMEHSVDTMVDNIDKANILFFAGGFSAADEPDGSAKFIVTILRNAKVRSAIDQFIEKGGLIIGICNGFQALVKSGLLPYGNFEEVVETSPTLFYNDANQHVAKIVETRIANVNSPWLSGVQVGDIHAIPVSHGEGKFVVTDEEFEVLRNNGQIFSQYVDFTGQPSMDSKYNPNGSYHAIEGITSANGQIIGKMGHSERYETGLFQNIPGNKDQGLFASAVRYFTE; encoded by the coding sequence ATGGCAAAACGTATTTTTGTTGAAAAAAAAGCAGATTTTCAAATTAAGGCAGAAGCTCTTCTCGAAGAATTGGTTCACAATTTGCAGTTGACTAGTCTATCCAATCTTCGATTAGTACAGGTATATGATATTTTCAATTTAGAGGAAGAATTGCTTGAACAAGCGATTAAGCATATCTTCATGGAACAGGTAACAGATAAGGCGTTGTTGGAAGAAGAACTGGGTTTAGAAAGCTCAGTCTATTTTGCCATTGAGGCTCTCCCTGGTCAATTTGATCAACGTGCAGCTAGTAGCCAAGAGGCTCTCCTTTTATTGGGTAGCCGTCAAAATGTACGTGTTCATACTGGTCAGCTTTTTATCTTAAATGGAAATGTACTAGAAGAAGAATTGGCTGCAATTAAGAATTATCTTCTTAATCCTGTTGATTCTCGTTTCAAAGATATGGAATCGCCTTTGCTGGAACAGGAATTTTCTGTTTCAGACAGCTCTATTCCAAATTTAGAATTTTTTGAAAACTATAGTGCTGAAGACTTTGCGATGTACAAGCGTGAAGTTGGTTTGGCCATGGAAGTGGAGGATTTATTATTTATCCAAGACTATTTCAAATCAATCGGTCGAGTGCCAACTGAAACAGAGCTCAAAGTCTTAGATACTTATTGGAGTGACCACTGCCGTCATACGACATTTGAAACAGAACTCAGAACGATTGACTTTTCAGCTTCAAAATTCCAAAAGCAATTGCAGGCGACATATGACAAATACATTGCGATGCGATCAGAATTAGGTCGATCAGACAAGCCTCAAACTTTAATGGATATGGCTACTATTTTTGGTCGCTATGAGCGTGTGAATGGTCGATTGGATGATATGGAAGTTTCTGATGAGATTAACGCTTGTTCAGTAGAAATTGAAGTGGACGTGGATGGAGTGAAGGAACCTTGGCTTCTCATGTTCAAAAATGAAACACATAATCACCCAACAGAGATTGAACCTTTTGGTGGGGCAGCAACTTGTATTGGTGGTGCTATCCGTGATCCGTTGTCAGGTCGGTCTTATGTCTATCAGGCAATGCGGATTTCAGGTGCAGGAGATATCACTCAACCATTAACTGCAACACGTGATGGGAAATTACCACAACAAATCATTTCAAAAACAGCTGCACATGGCTATTCTTCTTACGGCAACCAAATTGGTCTTGCGACGACCTATGTCCGTGAATACTTCCACCCAGGTTTCGTTGCCAAACGTATGGAACTTGGAGCGGTGATTGGAGCTGCTCCGAAAGAAAATGTAGTCCGTGAAAAACCGGTGGCTGGTGATGTGGTCATCTTACTTGGTGGTAAAACAGGACGAGATGGTATTGGTGGAGCAACAGGTTCGTCTAAGGTTCAGACTGTCGAATCGGTCGAAACAGCTGGTGCAGAAGTTCAAAAGGGAAATGCTATTGAAGAACGTAAAATTCAGCGTTTATTCCGAAATGGACAAGTGACACGTCTGATTAAAAAGTCGAATGACTTTGGTGCAGGGGGTGTCTGTGTAGCGATTGGTGAGTTAGCAGATGGTTTGGAAATAGATTTAGATAAGGTGCCACTCAAGTATGCAGGTTTGAATGGAACTGAGATTGCCATTTCAGAATCACAAGAGCGGATGAGTGTAGTCGTTCGTCCAGAGGATGTAGAAACTTTTATCGAAGCCTGTCGTGAAGAAAATATCCATGCTGTTGTAGTAGCTAAAGTGACGGATAAACCAAATCTAGTCATGACTTGGAATGGCCAAACGATTGTTGATTTGGAACGTTCTTTCCTTGATACAAATGGTGTTCGTGTAGTAGTTGATGCAAAAGTAGTTGACAATGCTGTCAACCTTCCCGAATTACGTCAGACATCACTTGAAACCCTAGAAGAGGATTTGAAGACAATTCTTTCAGACCTCAATCATGCTAGCCAAAAAGGATTGCAGACTATTTTTGACTCTTCAGTTGGTCGTTCAACAGTGAATCATCCACTTGGTGGGCGTTATCAGTTGACGCCGACAGAAAGTTCCGTTCAAAAGTTACCTGTCCAAGATGGTGTGACGACAACAGCTTCGGTTATGGCGCAAGGGTACAATCCATATTTAGCAGAGTGGTCTCCATATCATGGTGCAGCGTATGCGGTGATTGAAGCAATAGCTCGTTTGGTTGCAACAGGTGCAAACTGGTCTAAGGCCCGTTTCTCTTATCAAGAGTATTTCCAAAGAATGGATAAACAGGCGGAACGATTTGGACAGCCTGTAGCGGCTTTACTTGGCTCAATTGAGGCTCAAATTCAGTTAGGTTTACCATCTATTGGGGGTAAGGACTCTATGTCTGGTACCTTTGAAGAACTAACGGTTCCTCCAACCCTAGTTGCTTTTGGTGTAACCACTGCAGATAGTCGCAAGGTTCTTTCTCCTGAGTTCAAAACAACCAGTGAGAATATCTATTATCTTCCAGGTCAAATTTTATCGGAAGATATAGATTTTACATTCATCAAGTCAAACTTTGAGACTTTTGAAAAATGGCAGAATACTTATTCGATTACAGCAGCAAGTGCTATTAAGTATGGTGGTGTTTTAGAAAGTATCGCCTTGATGACTTTTGGAAATCAGATTGGTGCGACAATTGAATTAGAAACCGTGGAAACATGTCTGACAGGTCAATTAGGTGGTTTTGTCTTTACTTCTACTGAAGAAATTTCAGAAGCAGTGAAAATTGGACAGACGACAGAAGAGTTTGCACTTGTTGTCAATGGTGTCAAGTTGTTTGGACAAGATGTACAAGCTGCTTTTGAAGGAAAACTTGAAGAGGTCTATCCTACAGAATTTAAACAAAACACTTCTATAGAGGATGTCCCAGCCATTGCGAAAACAACGATTCGTAGAGCCAAGAAAAAAGTTGATGTTCCACTGGTGTACATTCCAGTTTTCCCGGGAACTAACTCTGAGTATGACTCAGCCAAGGCGTTTGAACAAGCTGGTGCCCAGGTAAATCTAGTACCATTTGTTACCTTAGATGGAAAGAGTATGGAACATTCCGTTGACACAATGGTGGACAATATTGACAAGGCTAATATTCTTTTCTTTGCAGGTGGTTTTTCAGCAGCAGATGAGCCAGATGGTTCTGCTAAATTTATCGTGACTATCTTGCGAAATGCCAAGGTCCGTTCAGCTATCGACCAGTTTATCGAAAAAGGTGGTCTCATTATCGGAATCTGTAATGGTTTCCAAGCCCTTGTTAAATCAGGCTTATTACCTTATGGGAATTTTGAAGAAGTAGTGGAAACCAGTCCAACTCTCTTCTATAACGATGCTAACCAGCACGTTGCAAAAATAGTTGAGACACGCATTGCTAATGTAAATTCTCCATGGTTATCAGGGGTTCAAGTTGGAGATATTCACGCTATTCCAGTTTCTCATGGTGAAGGGAAATTTGTAGTTACAGATGAAGAATTTGAAGTCTTGCGCAACAATGGCCAAATTTTCAGTCAATACGTGGATTTCACTGGTCAACCAAGTATGGATTCAAAATACAATCCAAATGGCTCATATCATGCGATAGAAGGAATTACTAGTGCCAATGGTCAAATCATTGGGAAAATGGGACATTCAGAGCGTTATGAAACTGGTCTCTTCCAAAATATTCCGGGGAATAAAGACCAGGGCTTATTTGCATCAGCGGTTCGCTATTTTACAGAATAA